In Panicum virgatum strain AP13 chromosome 5K, P.virgatum_v5, whole genome shotgun sequence, the genomic window ACTGCAACATATATATAATTGCTTCTTTTAACAAGACTATGATAAAAAGGACACAGTACCACATTGGTGATGACATCGAAAGTGTTATCTTCGAAAGGAAGCTTTGAGTTCACATTGAGGTCTTGCACAACATACTCGGTCAATACCTATTGTCGATTGTAAttaaacaacaacaaaaaaaactatgtCAAAATAGCAAAGCAACAAAAGGAATAACCACTTGTTGACTCATATTACTACAAAAGGTGCATGCCGCATATCTACAATCATTTAACCTGGTCCCAATGTAATGATTCCGACTAAACTCCAATATTGCTGCATATAAGATACGTTTTTTATGGCGTGTAAAATAAAACCATCGATTCTACAACTCATATTTAATTTAAACATGTGTAAGCCAAAACTATCATCAAAGAAAAAGTAATTGTGCTTTCAAACTGTACTTTATAGAGCTATATTTTTCACATGTAGAGACTGATCTATCAACAGATCTTTGCAAGGACGGAGCTAGCGGACGGGCAAGCAGGGCTCAAGCCCTTCCTACCAATGCCAGGGATGTACAGCCCCACCTAAGCTCccaccttctttttttttatgcatAATTACATATATTAGGGGTCATACTAGAGTTAAATCGTTGTAGACTTTTGTTCGGCCCGAACTAATTTTTTTCCTGGCTTCGTCGCTTGCTCTTTGCTCTCCTTTCGGGGAGCAACTAGGGACTAACTTGCAGAACTAGTGCGCTACCACCTCTTCTCgagcaacacaaataaattggGAGACTGGGAAACTTAAGTGAATAAATCGAGTGTGTCACATTGAACTAGTGTGCTAAAAAAGGGAaacttaagtgaataaaatcgaGTGTGGCATATTGAACTATAATATAGGAAACTATGCATATGAAGCACTACAAACATCAAATTTACCAAATGTACCAATTTAGTTAAAGCATAGTACCGAGTTCCTTTTCAGTTCATCTTCATTCATACCCATCCCCACAATCTTCTCCTGTCTGTAACCGGGAGGATAATGGCTCACCTTCATAATGTGGACAATGTAAGAGATTTCATAGTGTAAGAGATTGGATTTGGTGActtacaatttttttaaaagaaaaagaaagaaagaaatccTACCCAGCTGCTGCACATGTCCAGAATGGACACCCCAGGAGTATTACTTGGAGGAAGAACTTCAGAGTAGTACTCTGTGAGAGCTCGGATTGCTTCGTCATCAATGTGAGTGACAAAACGGGGAACAGAGTAGAACAGAGTATCTGATGATCTGCCCAGGTAATCAAAATGTATCATTCAattcaataataaataaatgtatTTTTCAGGTTATTATGCTAAAAGGATGCAGTGCTAAATTATCCAACAGGTTATAGTGTCAGATATAGTGACTGCTAAAATAGCAACAACAAGGCCTGCTGCCAGCGGGCTAACCAAATCCAGGAAAACTCCGCGCATGAACTGACAGAATGCTCTAAAGGGCTGAAGCTTACTCGTCGAAGCGGCTGAAGTCCTCAGGCTTGAAAGGGAACTCATCGGGCCACTCCACATTATTCAGAATCTACAATAGATTCCCACTAATCAGGTTCGAAAGCCAAAATTAGCATAGCACTATATTATAGCAATATTTTCGAAAAGGAATAGGAGGAAAACGAAACAGAGCAAGGAACGCCAGCGCCTAAGAACCTGCTCGACTGGGGAAACCCCTTGCCTCGGCCGCGCTCCGGCAACGAAAGAGCGGGACGAGGTGCCGCCGGAGGCCATGCGGGCGACCTGATCGATGACGGTGGCCCCAAGGCCGAGGAAgacgcgccgcggccgcgcggcctGCGGTGACACGGGGGCGCGGCGAgcgcagggggcggcggcgcgggcgctgaGCCTTCTAGGCTGCGGCCTTCTCAGGGCGAGGAGAAGACGGGGCCGTGGCGCGAGGGTGGCCATGGATGGACTCCTGTCGAGACGaacggcggccgtggcgcggtGGGTAGGTGCGCCAGCGTTGCGCGACGCGAGGCCGTCGAGAGCGTCATGTCCGAGCGCGGTGCGCCCCTGGCCACGGGGCGTCGTGGCGGCACGCGCGGCGCAGGAGCGCACGCAGGCACATCTATTCTCGGATGATTTGCCGGATTGGGGTCGGGTTGGTCGTTCCTTGTCCATCGCTCGCTGTCATGCGGGTCCACGGTTTCAGTGAGGGCACGAGAAAGCGTCCTCCGCTGGTAGTACTTCCGTCAGGTCCGTAAGATGAATTTCGAATACCAAAACGTCTGCCAATGTTCTTCCTGCTTCTCCTAATCTTCTGCGTAAACTCCGTTTAGCTTAGATGGTGTCACTATTTTTAAAGGATGATTAAATTATATATTCAGAAATTTGGCTGGGGCTGTGGAGTCTGCTAGTCACCTTACCGCCGGTAAACCGGCGGTTACCGCCAAaatttaccgataccgctactaGGCGGCAACACTTACCAGTAGCGGTAACC contains:
- the LOC120707820 gene encoding uncharacterized protein LOC120707820 — its product is MATLAPRPRLLLALRRPQPRRLSARAAAPCARRAPVSPQAARPRRVFLGLGATVIDQVARMASGGTSSRSFVAGARPRQGVSPVEQILNNVEWPDEFPFKPEDFSRFDESSDTLFYSVPRFVTHIDDEAIRALTEYYSEVLPPSNTPGVSILDMCSSWVSHYPPGYRQEKIVGMGMNEDELKRNSVLTEYVVQDLNVNSKLPFEDNTFDVITNVVSVDYLTKPIDVSKEMRRILKPAGLAIMSFSNRCFWTKAISIWTSTGDADHAWIVGAYFHYAGGFEPPKAVDISPNPGRTDPMYVVYSRKKTA